The sequence TCCTTATTGGCAAGCATTAAGATTTGCAGCTCCTTGTCTAATGGCAGGAAATGTGATTGTAATGAAACCATCTAGAGTTACAATGCAATCAGGTATTGAAATTGAAAAAGCATTTACCGAATCTGGAATACCTGATGGAATTTTCCAAACAGTAGTTGGAAGCGTAGAATCTGCAAATCATCTAATTGATTCAGATGTTAATGCAGTTACATTTACTGGCAGTACCAATGCAGGTGCAAAAGTAGGTGAAAGAGCTGCAAAGAATTTGAAAAAATGTGTTTTAGAATTAGGAGGAAGTGATCCTTTCATAGTATTAGATGATGCAATTATTGAAAAAGCAGCAGAAGGTGCAGTCAAAGGTAGATTCATCAACTGTGGTCAAAGTTGTGTTGCATCAAAAAGATTTTTTGTTGGAAAAAATATTGCAGATGAATTTATTGAGTTATTTATTAAAAAAGCATCTCAGCTCAAAATAGGTGATCCAATGTCAATTGAAACAGACATTGGCCCATTGTCAAGTAAAAGCGGATTTGAAACAATTTCTGGAATAGTTGAAGATGCGAAAGAAAAGGGTGCAGAAATTCTTCTTGGAGGCTCTCAAATAGATGGAAAAGGATTCTTTTACAAACCAACCATCCTAAGAAATGTTAAATCAAATATGAGAATAGCACAGGAAGAAACTTTTGGTCCAGTGGCTCCAATTACAATTGTTGAAAATGAAAGTGAGGCCGTTAAATTAGCTAATGAAAGTGAATTTGGACTTGGTGCAAGTATATGGACACAAGATCTTGCTAAAGCAGACAAAATGTCTAGACGAATTGAATCAGGCATAGTAAGTGTCAATAATGTAGTAATTTCAGATCCACGTATTCCATTTGGAGGAATTAAGCATAGTGGATTTGGAAGAGAACTATCAAGATATGGAATGCTAGAATTTGTAAATTTAAAATCAGTCAGATTTTATGATAATTTAACACATCATCATTACGTAGAATAGATTATTTTTGAATTCTAAAATATCAATCGTCTGAATCAGAATCATCATCTAATTCTTCCTCCTCATCATCACATTCTTCCAATTCAACATGGGTTGGATTTCCATCATCTCCAAAAAAAATCTCAACACAGATATCAGTGGCTAAAGTGGATACTAAAATTTCGGCAAGTTCTTTAGGAAAATTTCCTAATCTACTAGGATCTGATGAAAATCTATAGGAGGTAATTTCATCTTCATGATAAAAATCAAATTCAATATCCCCATGCGCAAATTTCCTTACTGTTGTCACTTGACCAAATATACTATGAGCCAAATCTAACTACCTTGTTGAGAAACATCTTTTGTAAGATTTTCTGCTAATTGTTCATAATGTTCTCTAGTTTTTCCAATCTCATCAAGTTTTGAATTTTCAATTTCAGTTAATTCTTTGTCAACCTTTTCTGAAACATATTGTAATCTTGCCTCTGCCATCATGAATAATTTATTATTCTCTTTCCATAAATGCTCAGTGATATGTTCAACATATTGTTGCATATCACTTACTAATTTTGTTGAGTCACCTGAAGAAAGATATTCTTTAGCTGAAATTTCCATTTCTGCACCAATCTCTCGAGAACGTTGATGATCAATTAACATCATAGCAATTGGTCCCATGTTAGTAGGTAAACCAGCTTGCTCTAATGCTGGAAATAATGATTTTTCTTCTTTACTATGATGACAAACATCTGTAAAGTTTTTTGAAAAATCAATTACTGGTAATAATATTG comes from Nitrosopumilus oxyclinae and encodes:
- a CDS encoding hemerythrin domain-containing protein, whose amino-acid sequence is MSTTSLRRDHELIEKVIKAMESTVQLLNDGKQIPESILLPVIDFSKNFTDVCHHSKEEKSLFPALEQAGLPTNMGPIAMMLIDHQRSREIGAEMEISAKEYLSSGDSTKLVSDMQQYVEHITEHLWKENNKLFMMAEARLQYVSEKVDKELTEIENSKLDEIGKTREHYEQLAENLTKDVSQQGS
- a CDS encoding NAD-dependent succinate-semialdehyde dehydrogenase, which gives rise to MSQITTVNPTTGEDITNFSAMDKNQVFDLVGKAKRAYPEWKKDYEKRRSYIYNLVEYLKKNKTELAKVATSEMGKPLKESIGEVEKCAWALEFYADHGDSFLADEVLNTDARKSFLTFEPLGVIGSIMPWNFPYWQALRFAAPCLMAGNVIVMKPSRVTMQSGIEIEKAFTESGIPDGIFQTVVGSVESANHLIDSDVNAVTFTGSTNAGAKVGERAAKNLKKCVLELGGSDPFIVLDDAIIEKAAEGAVKGRFINCGQSCVASKRFFVGKNIADEFIELFIKKASQLKIGDPMSIETDIGPLSSKSGFETISGIVEDAKEKGAEILLGGSQIDGKGFFYKPTILRNVKSNMRIAQEETFGPVAPITIVENESEAVKLANESEFGLGASIWTQDLAKADKMSRRIESGIVSVNNVVISDPRIPFGGIKHSGFGRELSRYGMLEFVNLKSVRFYDNLTHHHYVE